The Epinephelus lanceolatus isolate andai-2023 chromosome 14, ASM4190304v1, whole genome shotgun sequence genome has a window encoding:
- the LOC144466818 gene encoding olfactory receptor 2AG2-like, producing MDEGLNVTYITLGGHVEVHKYRFLYFMIMFIVYILIICSNSTIVYLIVIHRNLHEPMYIFIAALLINSVLFSTAIYPKLLTDFLSEKQIISYSACLLQYFLFYTLGGAEFFLLSAMAYDRYVSICKPLQYPTIMRKTTVCIFLALAWFVPACQLVTHTTMCFHEKLCRFTFKAIFCNNSIYKLQCSTSRALTIYGLFMFLNGSFFPMLFILSTYAQIFRITYRSCRKVRKKAAETCLPHLLVLINFSLLCTYNLITARLESEIPKLANLIMTLQLVLYHPLVNPIIYGLKMKEISKHLKQLLCHRKMN from the coding sequence TTATGATCATGTTTATagtatatattttaataatctGCAGTAATTCTACTATTGTGTATCTTATTGTGATTCACCGAAACCTCCATGAGCCTATGTATATTTTCATTGCAGCTTTGTTAATCAACTctgttcttttcagcactgcTATTTACCCAAAGCTTCTGACTGACTTTTTATCTGAAAAACAGATCATATCTTATTCAGCCTGTCTCCTCcagtattttctgttttatacttTAGGCGGCGCAGAGTTCTTTCTGTTGTCAGCCATGGCCTATGACAGGTATGTGTCTATATGTAAACCTCTGCAATATCCAACTATAATGAGAAAAACAACTGTCTGTATCTTTCTGGCTTTAGCTTGGTTTGTTCCTGCTTGTCAGCTCGTGACACACACAACAATGTGCTTTCATGAAAAGCTCTGTAGGTTTACATTCAAAGCAATTTTTTGTAATAACTCAATTTACAAACTTCAGTGTAGCACTTCAAGAGCACTGACTATATATGGTTTGTTCATGTTTCTAAATGGGTCATTTTTTCCGATGCTCTTTATACTTTCCACATATGCACAAATATTCAGAATAACCTATCGAAGTTGCAGAAAAGTCAGGAAAAAAGCTGCAGAGACCTGTTTACCTCACCTGTTGGTTTTGATCAACTTCTCCTTGCTGTGCACATATAATTTAATTACAGCTCGACTGGAATCTGAAATTCCAAAACTTGCAAATTTAATAATGACTTTACAGCTGGTTTTGTATCATCCACTTGTTAATCCAATCATATATGGactaaaaatgaaagaaatttcAAAGCACCTCAAGCAGTTGTTATGTCATAGGAAGATGAACTAA